In one Asterias amurensis chromosome 9, ASM3211899v1 genomic region, the following are encoded:
- the LOC139941851 gene encoding melanopsin-B-like, whose amino-acid sequence MTDCAQELVSIMNDSTVEPVVIDPHLYPYEARIGVVCVLIVAAIIGLIGNSLVIWSVILSKKLRTVTNAFVVNLSVADFWTSLSYPWICVALVSHESWPMESEFPCIIAAIQLYTGLGASIYSLATIALNRMVLITQTKNTYRWWYTPRKVAVMIAMTWVIPCIVTFLPPILGVGSIGFDPQDNTCSDKDGHPRGAEYNMAQFVGLYPVPMLIIICCYTALYIHLKQHFRKQMSRSFKNNQSISPAAGLDGENSTGFTVATGESSVTNAEQVSKKAWQAIGRQQLAITKNLFLVFCIFALLLSPYFISLAIPSGRKFALYGVTITIINGCVNPIIYAVNHPQFKVVMREIVKCRYSEIQEPSDLLKFLLSLRNNRH is encoded by the exons ATGAC AGACTGTGCACAAGAACTTGTTTCAATCATGAATGATTCAACCGTGGAGCCGGTAGTTATTGATCCCCACCTCTACCCCTACGAGGCTCGCATTGGTGTGGTCTGTGTGTTGATCGTAGCCGCTATCATCGGCCTCATAGGAAACAGTCTCGTCATCTGGTCCGTCATTCTGTCCAAGAAACTCCGCACCGTGACCAACGCCTTCGTGGTCAACCTCAGTGTGGCTGATTTCTGGACCAGTCTCTCCTACCCGTGGATTTGCGTAGCTTTGGTGAGCCATGAAAGCTGGCCCATGGAGTCGGAGTTCCCGTGCATTATTGCTGCTATTCAACTTTACACTGGTCTTGGCGCGAGTATCTACTCGTTGGCCACCATAGCTTTGAACCGCATGGTCCTCATCACTCAAACCAAGAATACCTACCGTTGGTGGTACACCCCGCGTAAAGTAGCCGTCATGATCGCAATGACTTGGGTTATCCCGTGCATTGTGACTTTCCTCCCGCCGATTCTGGGCGTAGGCTCCATTGGTTTCGATCCACAAGACAATACATGTTCAGATAAAGATGGTCACCCACGAGGTGCCGAATATAACATGGCCCAATTCGTGGGTCTATATCCAGTCCCAATGCTCATCATCATCTGTTGCTACACGGCACTCTACATCCACCTCAAACAACACTTCAGGAAACAGATGAGCAGATCTTTCAAGAATAATCAGTCAATCTCCCCAGCGGCCGGTTTAGATGGTGAAAACTCCACCGGTTTCACTGTTGCCACGGGGGAGTCTTCAGTGACTAATGCTGAGCAGGTCTCCAAGAAAGCCTGGCAGGCCATCGGCCGTCAGCAACTAGCTATCACCAAGAACCTCTTCCTGGTGTTTTGCATCTTCGCATTGTTGTTGTCTCCTTACTTTATCTCTCTCGCTATACCATCTGGCCGCAAGTTTGCTCTGTACGGAGTCACCATTACTATTATCAATGGCTGTGTAAACCCCATCATCTACGCTGTCAACCACCCACAGTTCAAAGTGGTAATGCGGGAGATAGTTAAGTGTCGTTACTCTGAAATACAAGAACCTTCAGATTTACTGAAATTCTTGCTGTCATTACGAAATAATCGACATTGA
- the LOC139942264 gene encoding melatonin receptor type 1B-A-like, translating to MNNTGEISLPQINDTVGTPSSPYSYNIRIALACVWILVSILGLVGNSLVIWSVILSKKLRTVTNVFVVNLSVADFWTSLSYPWICVAALSHDGWPLESEVPCQIAAVQFYTGLGASLYTLASIALNRMVLITQPVSTYRWWYSPRKVAVMIALTWVIPCVVTFLPPILGIGAFGYDPQDNTCSDKDGHERGPEYNLAQSVGLYPVPMLIIICCYTALYIHLKRHFRKQKKSRSVNNNQSISPAAGLDGETSTGFIVATGESSVTNAEHVAKKARQAISRHQLAITKNLFLVFCIFTLLLSPYFISLAIPSSRKFAVYAGTIAIFNSCVNPIIYAVNHPQFKVVMRQIVTCRYTEIQEPSDLLKFLLSLRKK from the coding sequence ATGAACAACACGGGGGAAATCTCTCTGCCCCAAATCAATGATACAGTGGGGACACCTTCGTCGCCTTACTCGTATAATATTCGCATTGCTTTAGCCTGCGTGTGGATCTTGGTCTCCATCCTGGGCCTCGTTGGAAACAGTCTCGTCATCTGGTCCGTCATCCTGTCCAAGAAACTCCGCACCGTGACCAACGTCTTCGTGGTCAATCTCAGCGTGGCTGATTTCTGGACTAGTCTCTCCTATCCGTGGATTTGTGTCGCCGCACTGAGCCACGATGGCTGGCCGTTGGAGTCCGAAGTTCCTTGCCAGATCGCTGCAGTGCAGTTTTACACCGGTCTTGGTGCGAGTCTTTACACTTTGGCCTCCATAGCTTTGAACCGTATGGTCCTCATCACCCAGCCAGTAAGTACCTACCGCTGGTGGTATTCCCCGCGTAAAGTAGCCGTCATGATCGCATTGACTTGGGTTATCCCGTGTGTTGTGACTTTCCTCCCGCCGATTCTGGGCATAGGTGCGTTTGGTTACGATCCACAAGACAATACATGTTCAGATAAAGATGGTCACGAACGAGGTCCCGAATACAACCTGGCACAATCTGTGGGTCTTTACCCAGTCCCAATGCTCATCATCATCTGTTGCTACACGGCACTCTACATTCATCTCAAACGACACTTCAGGAAACAGAAAAAGAGCAGATCTGTCAACAATAATCAGTCAATCTCCCCAGCGGCCGGTTTAGATGGTGAAACGTCCACCGGTTTCATTGTTGCCACTGGGGAATCGTCAGTGACTAATGCTGAGCACGTCGCCAAGAAAGCCAGGCAGGCCATCAGCCGTCACCAACTAGCTATCACCAAGAACCTCTTCCTTGTGTTTTGCATCTTCACATTGTTACTGTCTCCTTATTTTATCTCTCTCGCTATACCATCCAGTCGCAAGTTTGCCGTATACGCAGGTACCATTGCTATTTTTAATAGCTGTGTCAACCCCATCATCTACGCAGTCAATCACCCACAGTTCAAAGTGGTAATGCGGCAGATAGTAACGTGTCGTTACACTGAGATACAGGAGCCCTCAGATTTACTGAAATTCTTGCTGTCATTGCGAAAGAAATAA